In a genomic window of Ipomoea triloba cultivar NCNSP0323 chromosome 3, ASM357664v1:
- the LOC116013209 gene encoding RE1-silencing transcription factor-like produces MGTASHRTHYHMTSKPPNYLKRKADELEAALRKEQKKSQSKSSKSSVGQGEPEMAKGHGSEGSTHQPKTQPEPSKPKASKHAESSKRIESSFEEEPEKSSKKRKARSLEAAQKKKSKKDKSKRSKGSDEKDLTEVSKGRETEGKQAESSHEEEAKASKEVTKKRKAKQLKRPKKKQRTDQFDEVEVEHETQSTAVLPAEEEPREAQFEDCHRVFPPPLDLSREDSDEEDQMPLTRLLKPTTPQIESPSVTSFLESLPPPEPLITESESPIAPMPRTQQLVITLPRKRNESGSESTMIEDESEGDDAEVCDQSYRPMSAIVQRQITEHLSPSMARIMLTLDYIHRHHLLQWPRVSTIPIEEIPPTTTESEIPESAQQLILHSNSC; encoded by the coding sequence ATGGGAACTGCCTCCCATAGAACTCATTATCACATGACCTCAAAACCACCTAATTACCTCAAGAGAAAGGCAGATGAACTGGAAGCTGCCTTGCGAAAGGAACAGAAGAAATCACAATCCAAATCGTCCAAAAGCTCAGTTGGACAGGGGGAACCTGAGATGGCTAAAGGTCATGGTTCGGAAGGCTCTACACACCAACCAAAGACACAACCCGAGCCCTCAAAACCAAAAGCCTCCAAACATGCTGAATCCTCAAAGCGCATCGAATCCTCATTCGAGGAGGAGCCAGAAAAGTCATCTAAGAAGCGCAAGGCAAGAAGTTTGGAAGCTGCCCAAAAGAAGAAGTCAAAGAAAGACAAATCTAAACGATCTAAGGGTTCGGATGAGAAGGATCTCACCGAAGTCTCTAAAGGTCGCGAGACTGAAGGGAAGCAAGCCGAATCCTCCCATGAGGAGGAGGCGAAGGCATCAAAAGAGGTCACTAAGAAGAGGAAGGCAAAACAGCTTAAACGTccgaaaaagaaacaaaggactGATCAATTTGACGAAGTTGAAGTGGAACATGAAACCCAATCAACTGCTGTCTTACCAGCAGAAGAGGAACCGAGGGAAGCTCAATTTGAAGATTGTCACCGAGTTTTTCCTCCTCCTCTTGATCTTTCCAGGGAAGATAGTGATGAGGAAGATCAAATGCCTCTTACTAGGCTACTGAAACCAACGACCCCTCAAATCGAATCACCCTCTGTAACATCTTTCTTGGAATCTTTACCACCTCCCGAACCTTTGATTACTGAATCTGAAAGTCCCATTGCTCCCATGCCCAGAACACAACAGCTGGTTATCACTTTACCACGTAAAAGAAATGAGTCAGGTTCCGAATCAACAATGATAGAGGATGAATCTGAGGGAGATGATGCTGAAGTCTGTGATCAATCTTATCGACCAATGTCTGCGATAGTTCAACGACAAATCACAGAACATTTGTCACCCTCCATGGCCCGTATAATGCTCACTCTTGATTACATTCATCGACACCACCTTTTGCAATGGCCACGTGTGTCAACTATTCCGATTGAGGAGATCCCACCTACAACAACCGAATCTGAAATTCCTGAGTCAGCTCAACAACTTATCCTTCATTCTAActcctgttag
- the LOC116013211 gene encoding uncharacterized protein LOC116013211 — protein MHDEMWDVITDGPIQILQVNPNRVATDPTSPEMIPKEKSLLTTEERTRVNLDNIAKDILYKALDESLFPRVRKCKNAKDIWDVLMLIGDGDEQEKENKLTIAMKKFEDFKLNPKESITEMEARFIKLLMEINDLDEKKLTQKEINLKILRGLPKSWLALFMRRFKRFMRKNQSYDNSDKTRRMKYRSNDKASGSRTHEKDEIQVLCYNCRKPGHFKAECPYPIVKKHPDEHNYKKNSGNYHNPKSASNDADEEPNKNQRNDRRRKALAVEEKSGEKNDESCTSSSSSESDSSEDEKGLLCLFSQEDSDEELCLMADEEEALIYKSFDGIEDSHLKLKEENAKLLAEKQDLEDLRSKNAEMLESISQLEKQVHLLEEECKAKDDREQNLRAGRPNSYPSNVKNFKKFPSKHRDGEGTLYPSDEDWIMDYEPMTRAKFLLHHRHKQTSYTRVNTNKPTPPLQNVYSPKSPQAYYAIPYDYRVFNGYRGPRMNLTSSRYAWMPKLTANRQGPKKENRTIWYVDSSCSRHMTGDKSELSNYKAKNGPKVVFGGNSSGRTMGTGDVMKNGLIIQEISYVEGLKFNLLSTTKRRKNMYVVTWETVKPNTCLITKSKKDLSWEWHHKLNHLNFKATTSLQERNWLKDYRM, from the exons atgcatgatgagatgtgggacgtGATAACTGATGGACCCATCCAGATACTACAAGTCAACCCCAATCGTGTTGCTACCGATCCGACATCACCAGAAATGATTCCAAAGGAGAAATCCTTGCTGACTACCGAAGAGAGAACCCGAGTAAATCTCGACAATATAGCCAAGGATATACTCTACAAGGCATTGGACGAATCATTGTTCCCgagagtaagaaagtgcaagaaTGCTAAAGACATCTGGGATGTACTTATGCTCATAGGTGATGGAGACGAacaagagaaggagaacaagctgacgattgccatgaagaagtttgaagacTTCAAACTCAATCCAAAGGAGTCCATAACTGAAATGGAAGCTCGGTTCATAAAGTTATTGATGGAAATCAATGATCTTGATGAGAAAAAGCTAacacaaaaggagataaacTTGAAGATTCTCCGAGGACTACCAAAAAGCTGG CTTGCTTTGTTCATGAGAAGGTTCAAAAGATTCATGCGAAAGAATCAATCCTATGATAACTCTGACAAGACGAGAAGAATGAAGTACCGGAGCAATGACAAGGCTAGCGGATCCAGAACACATGAGAAGGATGAAATACAAGTGCTGTGTTATAACTGCCGAAAACCTGGACACTTCAAAGCGGAATGTCCATACCCCATCGTCAAGAAGCATCCGGACGAACACAACTACAAGAAGAATTCGGGAAACTATCACAACCCGAAGAGTGCATCAAATGATGCCGACGAAGAGCCAAACAAAAACCAGAGGAATGATAGGCGAAGGAAGGCTCTAGCTGTAGAAGAGAAGTCAGGAGAAAAGAACGACGAGTCATGCACTTCCAGCTCTAGTTCAGAAAGTGACAGTTCGGAGGATGAAAAAGGACTACTATGTCTTTTCAGTCAAGAGGACTCAGATGAAGAGCTGTGCCTTAtggcagatgaagaagag gccctaatatataagAGTTTTGATGGTATTGAGGATTCACACCTCAAACTCAAAGAAGAGAATGCCAAGCTATTGGCAGAAAAACAAGATCTCGAGGACTTAAGGTCCAAAAATGCTGAGATGCTTGAATCTATAAGCCAGCTAGAGAAGCAAGTTCATCTTCTTGAGGAAGAGTGTAAAGCGAAGGATGATAGAGAGCAAAATTTGCGTGCG GGAAGACCGAACTCTTACCCGAGtaatgtcaagaatttcaaaaagttcccTAGCAAGCATAGAGATGGAGAAGGTACTCTATATCCTAGTGATGAGGACTGGATTATGGACTATGAACCAATGACAAGAGCAAAGTTTCTGCTCCATCATAGACATAAACAGACCTCATACACTAGAGTCAACACGAATAAACCAACACCTCCTCTTCAAAACGTTTATTCACCGAAGTCACCTCAAGCCTACTATGCTATCCCTTATGATTATCGCGTGTTTAACGGGTATCGTGGACCGAGGATGAACCTTACGAGTTCTAGGTatgcatggatgcccaagctcACCGCTAATCGccaaggacccaagaag GAAAACAGGACCATCTGGTATGTAGATAGCAGTTGCTCGAGACACATGACTGGAGATAAATCAGAATTGAGCAATTATAAAGCAaagaatggtcctaaagtagTTTTCGGTGGGAACTCAAGTGGACGAACCATGGGCACCGGAGATGTTATGAAGAATGGTTTAATCATCCAAGAAATTTCTTATGTTgaaggattaaagttcaatctttTAAGCACAA CAAAACGaagaaagaatatgtatgttgtTACGTGGGAAACAGTAAAACCGAATACTTGCCTAATCACCAAAAGCAAGAAAGATCTGAGTTGGGAATGGCATCATAAACTCAATCATCTCAACTTCAAGGCCACAACAAGCTTGCAAGAAAGGAACTGGTTGAAGGATTACCGAATGTAA
- the LOC116013888 gene encoding uncharacterized protein LOC116013888, whose product MPPRRNVPARPGDDITAMDRMALAMEQMAEFMIAQQAQNHNQEHPRVDFAKAIASRQPPYYAGEEDPVVLEEWIRTFDKLLNAVNCPANQRVSSAVYYLTKAADNWWAAAGPELLQNLDFGWEEFKEELRGQFYTERIKGIKCEEFLRLKQKGETVQSYYDKYVELMRFAQDIVPDEASKARRFVRGLDWDVRRAIAPFMCSTLKEAYDRTSDQYQVYLDQQEVYGKNKRKADDRQRRFKANDGESNQGGFQQRQGERRGGTDQRKQLGCRRCGKYHPGENCQGIRIRCFRCGLLGHKINECQTRVENFRNPLQNTRQEGGFNGTNGRRPAEAVNRAVNSQQVNRGRPTNVATGPNDKGKLPMGESSTRNQGRIYVVNSAQAQASDVVTGTFLINPVFGSVLFDTGAPIRLYYLRLRID is encoded by the coding sequence ATGCCACCAAGACGAAATGTACCCGCTAGACCTGGCGATGACATTACAGCAATGGATCGAATGGCGTTGGCgatggaacagatggctgagtTTATGATAGCTCAGCAGGCCCAGAATCACAACCAGGAACACCCTCGGGTCGACTTTGCTAAAGCCATAGCAAGCAGACAGCCACCGTATTATGCGGGAGAAGAAGATCCAGTTGTCTTGGAAGAATGGATACGGACATTTGATAAACTGCTTAACGCAGTAAATTGCCCGGCAAATCAACGAGTATCTTCTGCGGTTTATTACTTGACAAAAGCCGCAGATAATTGGTGGGCAGCGGCTGGACCCGAACTCCTGCAAAACCtagactttggctgggaggaattcaaggaggaGTTGAGGGGACAATTTTACACGGAACGAATTAAGGGCATTAAGTGCGAGGAATTCTTGCGACTGAAGCAGAAGGGAGAAACTGTCCAGAGCTACTATGACAAGTATGTGGAGTTAATGAGGTTTGCTCAAGACATTGTGCCAGATGAGGCGAGCAAAGCAAGACGGTTTGTACGGGGACTGGACTGGGACGTGAGAAGGGCAATtgcaccattcatgtgctctactctcaaggaggcatatgatCGGACCTCGGATCAGTATCAGGTGTATCTGGACCAGCAAGAAGTTTACggcaagaacaaaagaaaagctgATGATAGACAGAGGAGATTCAAGGCGAATGATGGGGAGTCTAACCAAGGAGGATTTCAACAGAGACAAGGAGAGAGGAGGGGAGGAACAGACCAAAGGAAACAGCTGGGTTGCCGCCGGTGTGGAAAGTACCATCCGGGAGAAAATTGCCAAGGGATTAGAATAAGGTGCTTCAGGTGTGGTCTCTTGGGACACAAAATCAATGAGTGCCAAACCAGGGTGGAAAACTTCCGAAACCCTTTGCAGAATACCAGGCAAGAAGGAGGATTCAATGGGACCAACGGACGTAGACCCGCGGAAGCAGTAAACAGGGCAGTTAATTCTCAACAAGTAAACCGGGGCAGGCCAACGAATGTGGCTACAGGTCCTAATGACAAAGGGAAGTTGCCAATGGGAGAAAGCAGTACAAGGAACCAGGGCCGAATCTACGTCGTTAATAGCGCTCAGGCACAGGCTAGCGACGTCGTAACCGGTACATTTCTTATAAACCCAGTGTTTGGTTCAGTATTATTTGATACGGGAGCCCCAATTCGTTTATATTATTTGCGGTTGCGGATAGATTGA
- the LOC116013210 gene encoding chromodomain-helicase-DNA-binding protein 7-like, whose product MTSKPPNYLKRKADELEAALRKEQKKSQSKSSKSSVGQGEPEMAKGHGSEGSTHQPKTQPEPSKPKASKHAESSKRIESSFEEEPEKSSKKRKARSLEAAQKKKSKKDKSKRSKGSDEKDLTEVSKGRETEGKQAESSHEEEAKASKEVTKKRKAKQLKRPKKKQRTDQFDEVEVEHETQSTAVLPAEEEPREAQFEDCHRVFPPPLDLSREDSDEEDQMPLTRLLKPTTPQIESPSVTSFLESLPPPEPLITESESPIAPMPRTQQLVITLPRKRNESGSESTMIEDESEGDDAEVCDQSYRPMSAIVQRQITEHLSPSMARIMLTLDYIHRHHLLQWPRVSTIPIEEIPPTTTESEIPESAQQLILHSNSC is encoded by the coding sequence ATGACCTCAAAACCACCTAATTACCTCAAGAGAAAGGCAGATGAACTGGAAGCTGCCTTGCGAAAGGAACAGAAGAAATCACAATCCAAATCGTCCAAAAGCTCAGTTGGACAGGGGGAACCTGAGATGGCTAAAGGTCATGGTTCGGAAGGCTCTACACACCAACCAAAGACACAACCCGAGCCCTCAAAACCAAAAGCCTCCAAACATGCTGAATCCTCAAAGCGCATCGAATCCTCATTCGAGGAGGAGCCAGAAAAGTCATCTAAGAAGCGCAAGGCAAGAAGTTTGGAAGCTGCCCAAAAGAAGAAGTCAAAGAAAGACAAATCTAAACGATCTAAGGGTTCGGATGAGAAGGATCTCACCGAAGTCTCTAAAGGTCGCGAGACTGAAGGGAAGCAAGCCGAATCCTCCCATGAGGAGGAGGCGAAGGCATCAAAAGAGGTCACTAAGAAGAGGAAGGCAAAACAGCTTAAACGTccgaaaaagaaacaaaggactGATCAATTTGACGAAGTTGAAGTGGAACATGAAACCCAATCAACTGCTGTCTTACCAGCAGAAGAGGAACCGAGGGAAGCTCAATTTGAAGATTGTCACCGAGTTTTTCCTCCTCCTCTTGATCTTTCCAGGGAAGATAGTGATGAGGAAGATCAAATGCCTCTTACTAGGCTACTGAAACCAACGACCCCTCAAATCGAATCACCCTCTGTAACATCTTTCTTGGAATCTTTACCACCTCCCGAACCTTTGATTACTGAATCTGAAAGTCCCATTGCTCCCATGCCCAGAACACAACAGCTGGTTATCACTTTACCACGTAAAAGAAATGAGTCAGGTTCCGAATCAACAATGATAGAGGATGAATCTGAGGGAGATGATGCTGAAGTCTGTGATCAATCTTATCGACCAATGTCTGCGATAGTTCAACGACAAATCACAGAACATTTGTCACCCTCCATGGCCCGTATAATGCTCACTCTTGATTACATTCATCGACACCACCTTTTGCAATGGCCACGTGTGTCAACTATTCCGATTGAGGAGATCCCACCTACAACAACCGAATCTGAAATTCCTGAGTCAGCTCAACAACTTATCCTTCATTCTAActcctgttag